A stretch of Saccharomyces eubayanus strain FM1318 chromosome I, whole genome shotgun sequence DNA encodes these proteins:
- the EFB1 gene encoding translation elongation factor 1 subunit beta, producing the protein MAFTDFSKIETLKQLNASLADKSYVEGTAASQADVAAFKAFQSAYPEFSRWFNHIASKADEFESFPAASGSAAAAEEEDDDDVDLFGSDDEEADAAAEKLKAERIAAYNAKKAAKPAKPAAKSIVTLDVKPWDDETDLEEMVATVKAITMEGLTWGAHQFIPIGFGIKKLQINCVVEDDKVSLEDLQTNIEEDEDHVQSTDIAAMQKL; encoded by the exons ATGGCATTCACCGATTTCTCTAAGattgaaactttgaaaCAATTAAACGCTTCTTTGGCTGACAAGTCATACGTTGAAGG tACTGCTGCCTCTCAAGCTGACGTTGCCGCTTTCAAGGCTTTCCAATCTGCTTACCCAGAATTCTCCAGATGGTTCAACCACATTGCTTCCAAGGCTGATGAATTCGAATCTTTCCCAGCTGCCTCTGGCTCCGCCGCCgctgctgaagaagaagatgacgatgatgtCGATCTATTCGGTTCcgacgacgaagaagcTGACGCTGCCGCTGAAAAGTTAAAGGCTGAAAGAATCGCTGCATACAACGCTAAGAAGGCTGCTAAGCCAGCTAAGCCAGCTGCCAAGTCTATCGTCACTTTGGACGTCAAGCCATGGGACGATGAAACcgatttggaagaaatgGTCGCCACCGTCAAGGCTATCACCATGGAAGGTTTGACCTGGGGTGCTCACCAATTCATCCCAATTGGTTTCGGTATCAAGAAGTTGCAAATTAACTGTGTTGTCGAAGATGACAAGGTTTCTTTGGAAGACTTGCAAACTAAcatcgaagaagatgaagaccACGTCCAATCTACCGATATTGCTGCTATGCAAAAATTATAA